In Perca fluviatilis chromosome 3, GENO_Pfluv_1.0, whole genome shotgun sequence, the following proteins share a genomic window:
- the LOC120555922 gene encoding piggyBac transposable element-derived protein 3-like, translated as MRKGLTRSEVLDVIMQPDSSSELEDVSLSPSDTTDSGESDPDVSSSPSDTTDSGESDPDVSSSPSDTTDSGESDPDLDVPPSSSSLASTEGEEDSEDPGSGRARGVTPGPTHYAIARVQNIDSVFNLFFTEEMIDLIVSMTNLHGRRTMRNWTGMDSTDLHAYMRLLILAGVYRSRGESARCLWDDRSGRVIFRATMSLSRVHEISRALRFDDKLQRPARHREDKLAPIRSLWEMWTHRLPLLFNPGKDVTVDEQLVPFKGRCSFPQYMPKKPAKYGQKIWVTADVGTSYAWRCDIYLGKTGNAAEVGQGKCVVMEMTEGLQGVTVTCDNFFTSYSLAQELLRKKIALVGMIRKNKPELPPNLVQAKGRPALSTVFAFTKNTTTVSYIPKRGRNVILISTRHREAMVTEGPKKKPEIIADYNRCKGGVDNLDKVVGTYSCRRRTNRWPQTLFFNIMDVSAYNAYVIFTAVDPSWNQAKLFRRRLFLEELGNSLVSAAILRREHLPRAPVAASLVREIQSSAAVPPDTDPQTPAGTRSSEGKRGTCKWCTGQKKKKNSQHLHPLWWAHLQRAPSDMLQVLLERLKTHTHTHTHTVCGSFNCLVLHPSSTLEPLKGCAESDVSASEQGMQVTFCFIFFTMKPVM; from the exons ATGAGAAAGGGCTTGACTCGCAGTGAAGTTTTAGATGTGATTATGCAGCCTGATTCCTCCAGCGAGCTGGAGGATGTATCGTTGTCTCCCTCTGACACCACAGACTCAGGAGAGTCCGATCCTGATGTATCGTCGTCTCCCTCTGACACCACAGACTCAGGAGAGTCCGATCCTGATGTATCGTCGTCTCCCTCTGACACCACAGACTCAGGAGAGTCCGATCCTGATTTGGATGTGCCACCCTCATCATCCTCTCTAGCTTCCACTGAAGGCGAGGAGGATTCGGAGGATCCTGGATCTGG CCGCGCCAGAGGTGTGACTCCAGGGCCGACGCACTATGCCATTGCAAGGGTCCAGAACATTGATTCTGTGTTCAATCTGTTTTTTACAGAGGAGATGATTGACCTCATTGTCAGCATGACCAACCTCCATGGACGCCGCACAATGAGAAACTGGACCGGGATGGACTCCACAGATCTCCATGCCTACATGAGGCTACTGATTTTGGCCGGCGTCTACAGGTCCAGAGGGGAGTCCGCACGTTGCCTGTGGGATGATCGCAGTGGTCGTGTGATTTTTAGAGCCACCATGTCCCTCTCAAGAGTCCATGAAATCAGCAGAGCTCTGCGTTTTGATGACAAGCTGCAGAGACCAGCTCGGCATAGAGAGGATAAGCTTGCCCCGATCAGATCCCTGTGGGAAATGTGGACGCATCGCCTTCCCCTCCTCTTCAACCCTGGCAAAGATGTCACAGTGGATGAGCAGCTTGTGCCATTCAAAGGGAGATGCAGCTTTCCGCAATACATGCCGAAAAAACCAGCAAAATACGGGCAAAAAATTTGGGTGACTGCTGATGTTGGCACATCCTATGCCTGGAGGTGTGACATTTACCTGGGTAAGACAGGTAATGCTGCAGAGGTGGGTCAGGGAAAGtgtgttgtcatggagatgacAGAAGGACTCCAGGGCGTCACTGTCACCTGTGACAACTTTTTTACCTCCTACTCACTTGCTCAGGAGCTTCTGCGGAAGAAAATAGCCTTGGTCGGGATGATCAGGAAAAATAAACCAGAGCTGCCACCCAACCTGGTGCAGGCTAAAGGACGACCTGCCCTCTCCACCGTCTTCGCCTTCACGAAGAACACCACGACTGTGAGTTACATTCCGAAACGGGGGAGGAATGTGATCCTCATCAGTACAAGGCACCGCGAAGCAATGGTGACAGAGGGACCAAAAAAGAAGCCAGAGATAATCGCAGATTACAACCGCTGCAAGGGAGGTGTCGACAATCTAGACAAG gttgTCGGCACCTACAGCTGCAGAAGGAGGACCAATCGGTGGCCACAGACGTTGTTTTTCAATATAATGGACGTCTCGGCATATAATGCATATGTCATCTTCACAGCTGTGGATCCCTCCTGGAACCAGGCGAAGCTGTTTCGGAGAAGGCTTTTCCTAGAAGAGCTGGGAAATTCTCTGGTCTCTGCAGCAATACTGAGGAGAGAGCACCTCCCTCGTGCACCAGTTGCTGCTTCACTAGTGAGAGAGATTCAGTCTTCTGCAGCTGTCCCTCCAGACACAGATCCACAGACACCAGCAGGCACCAGGAGCTCAGAAGGGAAGAGGGGAACATGCAAGTGGTGCACaggacaaaaaaagaagaagaacagtCAGCACTTGCATCCGTTGTGGTGGGCACACTTGCAAAGAGCACCAAGTGATATGCTGCAAGTCCTGCTGGAAAgattgaaaacacacacacacacacacacacacacagtttgtggTTCGTTTAATTGTTTAGTTCTTCATCCATCCTCAACTCTTGAACCatt AAAAGGATGTGCAGAGTCGGATGTCAGTGCCAGTGAACAAGGCATGCAGGTAACCTTCTGCTTCATTTTCTTCACGATGAAGCCTGTGATGTAG